In Rhinopithecus roxellana isolate Shanxi Qingling chromosome 4, ASM756505v1, whole genome shotgun sequence, a single genomic region encodes these proteins:
- the E2F3 gene encoding transcription factor E2F3 isoform X2, with amino-acid sequence MPLQQQAKRRLELGESGHQYLSDGLKTPKGKGRAALRSPDSPKKKTRYDTSLGLLTKKFIQLLSQSPDGVLDLNKAAEVLKVQKRRIYDITNVLEGIHLIKKKSKNNVQWMGCSLSEDGGMLAQCQGLSKEVTELSQEEKKLDELIQSCTLDLKLLTEDSENQRLAYVTYQDIRKISGLKDQTVIVVKAPPETRLEVPDSIESLQIHLASTQGPIEVYLCPEETETHSPMKTNNQDHNGNIPKPTSKDLASTNSGHSDCSISMGNLSPLASPANLLQQTEDQIPSNLEGPFVNLLPPLLQEDYLLSLGEEEGISDLFDAYDLEKLPLVEDFMCS; translated from the exons GCAAAGCGAAGGCTGGAGCTAGGAGAAAGTGGTCATCAGTACCTCTCAGATGGTTTAAAAACCCCCAAGGGCAAAGGAAGAGCTGCACTGCGAAGTCCAGATAGTCCAAAAA AAAAAACGCGGTATGATACGTCTCTTGGTCTGCTCACCAAGAAGTTCATTCAGCTCCTGAGCCAGTCACCCGATGGGGTCTTGGATTTGAACAAGGCAGCAGAAGTGCTAAAAGTGCAAAAGAGAAGGATTTATGATATCACCAACGTTCTGGAAGGCATCCACCTCATTAAGAAGAAGTCTAAAAACAACGTCCAATGGAT GGGCTGCAGTCTGTCTGAGGATGGGGGCATGCTGGCCCAGTGTCAAGGCCTGTCAAAAGAAGTGACTGAGCTCAGTcaggaagagaagaaattagATGAACTGATCCAAAGCTGCACCCTGGACCTCAAACTGTTAACCGAGGATTCAGAGAATCAAAG GTTAGCTTATGTTACATATCAAGATATTCGAAAAATTAGTGGCCTTAAAGACCAAACTGTTATAGTTGTGAAAGCCCCTCCAGAAACAAGACTTGAAGTGCCTGACTCAATAGAG AGCCTACAAATACATTTGGCAAGTACCCAAGGGCCCATTGAGGTTTACTTATGTCCAGAAGAGACTGAAACACACAGTCcaatgaaaacaaacaaccaaGACCACAATGGGAATATCCCTAAACCCACTTCCAAAG ACTTGGCTTCAACCAACTCAGGACATAGCGATTGCTCAATTTCTATGGGAAACCTTTCTCCTTTGGCCTCTCCAGCCAACCTCTTACAGCAGACTGAGGACCAAATTCCTTCCAACCTAGAAGGACCGTTTGTGAACTTACTGCCTCCCCTGCTGCAAGAGGACTATCTCCTGAGCCTCGGGGAGGAGGAAGGCATCAGCGATCTCTTTGATGCTTACGATTTGGAAAAGCTCCCACTGGTGGAAGACTTCATGTGTAGTTGA